The Paenibacillus sp. FSL R7-0345 DNA segment GCTTCTCCGCTGGCAAACACCGTTCTAAGCGAGACGAGACATTCTCCGGCATCTTCCTTTGCTTTTAAATATTCAAGAAAAACGTTTAGCATCGATGGGACAAAATGCATAGTTGTTACTCCGTGACTACTGATGGCGTTAATAATCTCCTTAGGCTCTTTTTCTCCGCCTGGCTTTAAAAGCGAAAGCCGTGCACCGGCAAAGAACCACCAAAAAAGCTCCCATACTGAAACATCAAATGTGTATGGTGTTTTTTGAAGAATCGTATCTTCTTCGTTTATCGGGAATTGATCCTGCATCCAAAGCAGGCGATTAATAACAGAGTCATGCGCAATCATAACCCCTTTAGGCCGCCCCGTTGAGCCTGATGTATAAATAACATAAGCTAAATCAGAATGTTGGTTTACCGGATCGAGATTTGAGTCATCTCCTTCAAAATGATCCCCCGGATGAATAATTTCGCCCTGGAAATGATCTGCCAAGTTCTGGTGGTCTTTGGCCAGTATGATCTTCATATGTGTATCTTCAAGCATAAATTTTATGCGTTCAGCGGGAAACTCAGGGTCTATTGGTACATAGGCGCCTCCCGCTTTTAATATCGCAAGTATGCCTATAATCATTTCAATGGAACGTTCCATTTTTATTCCCACAAAGCTATTTGCTTTAACGCCTTTAAGTCTAAGGGCTCTCGCTAACTGATTGGATTTTTGATTGAGTTCCAGGTAAGACATTTGCTGATGATCAAAGAGTAGAGCGGTATTATGCGGAGTCTGTATAACCTGATGTTCAAAAATAGAATGAATCAGGCTTTTTGTATACGGCATTGCGGTATTATTGAATTCTTCCATTATCACTTTTCTTTCAGCATGGCCAATCAGGTCAATTTCATTAAGGCATACATCGGGTTCAGATAAAATCAAATCGAAAAGGCAGTGTAAGTGGCCGCAAATTTGTTCGATATAGGACTCTGTAAACAATCCGGTCTGATATTTTACTGCCAGTCCTAATACCCCCTCATTCACTTTGAACATAAACTCTATTTCTGAACGATTCAGAGTGGACAAATGGTGATGCAAGCTGCTTAGTCCAACCATAGTTTTAGCATAGGCCATACCTGTTTGATCCAGCTTTATATCTTCTGCCAATTTGGCGATCGGATAGTGCGGATGTTTAACAGCGTGCTTTACATGATCTGCAAGTTCCTTCAGCAGCTCCGTAAACCTCGTAATATGAGAAAAATCAGTTTTCAACAACAGCAAATTTGCAGCTTCCGCACTACTATATGTATAAGGAATACCTACAGTAACAAGGGTGCTGTTCGTGTATCGCTGCAACAAATATTGAATCGAGCCCAGCAAAATCACATATAACGCCGCCTCCGACTGATTAGACACAGCCAGCAGTCTTGCAGAGGTATTCTCGTTGAAGGTAAATTCATACTGTTCAACAGCAGTGAACGACTTCTCGTCAGAGCAATAAGGGAAGGATGTGGTTTCGACCACATCCCTTAACTGCTCCAGCCAGTAAGCCTTACTTTTCTGATACAAATTATCAATTGCTGATATTGTCAAAGTACTTCCTCCTTTTATCTTGTGCTGCGCAGCTAAAAGTTAAAACGGATATCTTGAAACAGTTCTTCCCCTGATAGCTGGTTCTGCCCGGCATCAGCTTGCAAAGACTTTATTTGAATATGTGCATTTAGAGAAATCTGCTCCAATATATTTACATATTGGCCGGCCAGCCTGCGGATGGTTTCAACTTTGAACAGATCCGTACAATATTCGAAATTTACAACCAGTTTGTCCTTAAAGGGGACAACTTCGAGTGTTAGATCGACAAGGGATTTATTTGAATCGAATTGCATGAACTCAAATTCACAATCTTGGGCGGCAAATTTGTCAGAGAGCATGTTTTGGAATACGAAAAGAGTATCAAATATCGGATTTCTGCTTGGATCGCGTGAAATATTTAGCTTCTCGACCATCATTTCGAACGGATAATTCTGATTCTTAAATGCTTCCAATACATGCGGTTTGAGAACATTTAAATATTCCGTAAAAGAAGTCTCCGCTTCAGGATATGACCGTAACGGCAGCGTGTTTACAAACATGCCTACTATATTTTGAGCTTCGGATGTTATCCGGTTTGCAACGGGCGTGCCTACAATAATGTCCTTATTCAAAGAATATGGGGCCAGCAGTATATAGTAGCCGGCTAATAATAACATAAACATTGTGACATTCTGTTCTTTGGCAATTATACTTAGCCGTTCTGCGACTTCCTGCTCCAACAATAAAGAATATCTCGAACCCGAAAAGCTCTGCTTGTCCGGCCTGTCAAAATCCAGCGGCAGTGAAATGGCAGCATGTGGTCCGGACAGGGCCTTTAGCCAATAATGTTCTTGCCGCATATACTCCCGGGATTGAGAGAAATCCGCCTCCCACACAGCGTAATCTTTATAGTGAATGGTCAAATCATTAAGCGGGCGCTGATCTAAAAGGTCTATCATATCCCGTAACCAGAGGTTTAATGAAACCCCGTCTGTGATGATATGATGGGTATCAAACATCAGGAATGTACCATCTTTCGACTCCACCATAGCAATTCTAATTAAAGGAGCTTCCGAAAGATCAAATGGTTGTACAAAATCATTCAATATACGGGTGATAG contains these protein-coding regions:
- a CDS encoding non-ribosomal peptide synthetase — protein: MTISAIDNLYQKSKAYWLEQLRDVVETTSFPYCSDEKSFTAVEQYEFTFNENTSARLLAVSNQSEAALYVILLGSIQYLLQRYTNSTLVTVGIPYTYSSAEAANLLLLKTDFSHITRFTELLKELADHVKHAVKHPHYPIAKLAEDIKLDQTGMAYAKTMVGLSSLHHHLSTLNRSEIEFMFKVNEGVLGLAVKYQTGLFTESYIEQICGHLHCLFDLILSEPDVCLNEIDLIGHAERKVIMEEFNNTAMPYTKSLIHSIFEHQVIQTPHNTALLFDHQQMSYLELNQKSNQLARALRLKGVKANSFVGIKMERSIEMIIGILAILKAGGAYVPIDPEFPAERIKFMLEDTHMKIILAKDHQNLADHFQGEIIHPGDHFEGDDSNLDPVNQHSDLAYVIYTSGSTGRPKGVMIAHDSVINRLLWMQDQFPINEEDTILQKTPYTFDVSVWELFWWFFAGARLSLLKPGGEKEPKEIINAISSHGVTTMHFVPSMLNVFLEYLKAKEDAGECLVSLRTVFASGEALKSYQVEKYRQLIYMKHGTKLINLYGPTEATVDVTYYDCDFSNIPNPIPIGKPIYNTQLYILDAKERPQPVGVAGELCIAGDGLAKGYLNLPELTDAKFKLHLIKSGEKRIYKTGDLARWLPNGNIEYLGRLDYQVKIRGYRIELEEIETRLLENPSIRESIVLAVENEQGDKELCAYYVADNPISPAEIIAYLSQSLPYYMIPSFCRQIELMPVSANGKMDRSKLTNIFNDSKAVKCISPPESAMEQKIAAVWSNVLKIENIDIHADFFQTGGNSLKAVLLEVELEKEGLRPKELLVYARKTIYSMAQYFESL